In the Candidatus Bipolaricaulota bacterium genome, CGCTGCGATCTTCTCCGGGCCGCGGCGGTGGACCTCCCGGGCCGGGTGAACCCCGATCTCCGGATGAGTGGCGAGGTAAGCGAGCTCATCCTCCATGAACGAGCGGATCCCGACAAATGCCGCTCGCTCCGGTGCAAACCCCGCTCTTTCCAGAACCCGCCGCGCGGTGCAGGCGTGTGACCAGCGGTGTCCCTCGAACTCATCGGCGAGATCGAGGTGGGCGTCGACGTGGAGATAGCCGAGGGGGCCGGGATGAACGGCGGCGAACGCGGCGGCAAGCGGGATCGTCACCGAATGGTCTCCCCCGAGGAAGAGAGCGAGCGGATGCCTCATGACAGCCTGCGCCTGTTCCTCCACCTGCCCGAAGTAACGGGACCAGTCGAGGTCGGGATAGACGTCCCCGTAGTCGCGTACCCGCACCGAAATTGGTTTCCCCACTTCGCTCGCTGGGGCGAAATGCGGGGTGAGGGCCCTGATCCGGGTTGGGGCAAATGCCGCCCCTTTGCGGTAGCTCGTCGCCCCGTCGAACGGAATTCCCATGACCCCGATCTCGGCCGCGGGGTCGTCACACTCGAGCCCGCTCCAGGTCCGACGGTGTTTTGGTCTTACCTCATCGTTCATACCCCCGATTCTAGTCCACCACCCCAGGGCGGGCAATCTTGACAGGCCCGCAGGGTTTGTTTACCATCAAATCGCACATTGGGAGATCGTCTAATGGCAGGACGACAGGCTCTGGCCCTGTTAGTGGGGGTTCGAATCCTCCTCTCCCAACCACTATCTCCTCCTGCACTGGCCCGCGACGAACGAAAGGCAAGGATCGATGAGCGAAGAGAAGAACGTACCCCATGATTTCATCCGTCAGATCGTCGCCGCGGACATCGCCGCCGGGAAGAACGGCGGCCGCGTCCACACCCGCTTCCCTCCGGAGCCGAATGGATATCTCCACATCGGCCACGCCAAGTCGATCTGCCTCAAC is a window encoding:
- the speB gene encoding agmatinase — encoded protein: MNDEVRPKHRRTWSGLECDDPAAEIGVMGIPFDGATSYRKGAAFAPTRIRALTPHFAPASEVGKPISVRVRDYGDVYPDLDWSRYFGQVEEQAQAVMRHPLALFLGGDHSVTIPLAAAFAAVHPGPLGYLHVDAHLDLADEFEGHRWSHACTARRVLERAGFAPERAAFVGIRSFMEDELAYLATHPEIGVHPAREVHRRGPEKIAAEVISRLSGPDAVYVTLDIDVLDPAFAPGTGTPEAGGISTRELLEFLRPIFLGLPVRAMDVVEVAPPLDHSDITSFAAVKVIYEAFSWMSGIG